aaattatcaAATATTATACACTTTTACGGCTACCGTGTAAATAGTTTTTGGCACGGGTTAAAAATAATACtctctccgttccaatttatgtgaatctctTTGATttggcacgaagtttaagaaaaaatgaagacttttagaatttgtggtcctaaacaattcaaaaaggggcccagaatatttgtgtggttataaaagcttctcattaaggataaaattgtaagtttaagcaaaattatttccaaatttagaaaggggtcattctttttggaacggaccaaaaagaaaataagttcacataaactggaacgaaGGTAGTAATACCCATTTCTCTAACGAAAGTTCAATCTTGGGCCAGAATTGTGTAGGTGAGGTCCAGATCCGAAATCTTATAAAATTTGCAGAGTGGAAGAATATTACAATCATTCCTTCTTcactattgtttttttttttcataactgctgagaattttttttttttttagtcgagggtctttcggaaatagtcTCTCTATCTCCACAAGTTAGGGTAAGATATGCGTACATACTATTCTCCCAGACTGTTGAGGGATGTTGAGCTGTGGATGAGCTGGCAAGTTAGTTAGTTAATTAGTATTAAGACTAGTAATTAAGAAGTTAGTTATTCTTATATAAAAGGATGTACAGTGTATTTTAAAATCAGTTAGTGGAAATATTACTCATTTTCCAAAAGCTTCTCTCTCTGTCTTGCTATTCTCTCTTCTTCATCTCTCAACATTAACAGAGCTTTCAAGctcttaacatggtatcagagctgtgAGAATCGATCGAAATTTCGCTCACAACTCATCTATTTTTCGAAGCTTATACTTGCATAATCATGAAGAAATTGTTCCAAAGTCACATATCGCAAAGCTAgggtttttttgaatttttcccaTTCAGCTAAAATGGTGATTGGAGACGGAATATGAGTCGCGACAACaggaaatgaagctaaaattgaCCACACGCATTCACTCTTTGTGCATCCATCGGACACTCCGGGTTCAATTCTGATTCGGATCCATCTTAAAGGATCTGAGAACTATGGACTATAGCGAAGGTCGATGCGTATAACACTTCAAGCCAAACGAAAATTAAGTTTTGTTACCGAAACTTGtagaaaggaattatttgatgatGAGTTTCATGAACACTGTGAAACATGCAACACGATTGCCCTTTCGTGGATAATGAATAGAGTCGCACCACGTCTATTCAGTGGAATTGTCTATGCTTCCGATGCACGTATGGGAAGATCTATGGGGGTGTTTTGACAAAGTAAACAGAGTACGTATATTTCAGCTACATCGGGAAATTGCAACAATTTCTCAAGGAACAGACTCTGTTTCCATCTACTTCACGAGGCTGAAAGAATTGTGGGCAGAATATAATGCAATGAGACCTTCTCCAAATTGTGGATGtgcaaaatccaagaaaattgtAGTACGTTTCTTACAACAACATCTGCTTCAATTTCTTAGTGGCTTGAATGACTCGTATGACCAGGCGAGGCGTCAAATTCTCGTGAAAACAACAGAACTAATTTTGAATCAGGCATATGCAAAGATTATTGAAAGTGAGAGCCAGTTGACACCACCACCTGGGGTTAATTCCATTGCAGAAGGGAATGACATTACATCACTATGGAATGCAAAAGGCACACAACAGAAACCAAAGAGGAACTTCAATCTATATTGTGAACATTGCAAGTTGAAATGTCATACTAAGGAAAATTGTTACCAATTAGTTGGCTACCCTCCAAACTATAAGGGGAGAAAAAAGAATGGGGCAACTGCTAATAATATGACTGCCAACAATATGACCTCGTTTGGTAGACAATTGGACCAAAACTCTAATATGATTCTTGGCCAGCATTATCATGGGGGTTAATATCAAGGTTATAACACTAGTAATCATGGATACAACTTCCTTAGTGAAGAGCATCGTGGTTCAGGTTTTATTAGTGATAGTCAGGGTTTTGCTACATTGGACCAGGGTCAAGGGATAATGAGCAGTGTTGTTGTAGGCCAAAGTGCCACAAATATGAATGCAGGTGCATCACCTATGGTCTTCACCCAAGAACAATATAACCAAATTCTGAAGATGTTGAGCAAAGGTAACAGTACTAAAGCAACAGCTAATGCAGTAGGTATTGTTACTCCCTCTCTTTCTAATGATAGGAATGATAAATGGATTGTAGATAGTGGGCCCACAAATCACATAGTGGGAGACAGTGGTATGTTGTCTATAATTACTAAACAAGAGAATCGGAAAGTGCTCTTACCTAATGGCAGTAGAGTCCCCATTACACATATAGGGAGTTCTAAATTGTTACAAGAAAACATTCATAATATTTTATATGTCCCTGAATTCAAGTTCAATTTGTTATTAGTAGCAAAGTTGACAAGAGAGTTGAGATGATTTATGGCATTCTATCATGATTTTTGTCTAATACAGGACCTTCACATTAGGAaggtgaaggggattggtagAATAGAAGAAGATCGGTATCACTGGTACTCAAAGAATAAAAGGCCACCATCTCTTGTCCCTTCAGTATTCCTAAAAGTACATGATGAGGATGAGCTATGGCACAAGAGGCTAGGATATGTCTCTTGGAGGATATTAAGACAACTTTCTTTAGTTAGAAGTAACATGAATAATACTAAGTCTTCTATTGTATGCCCTCTAGCTAAGAACACAAGAATTCCTTTTCCTATAAGTAATAGTAGAGCTGCAAAACCCTTTGACTTGGTACATGCAGATGTCTGGGGTCCCTATAGGGTCCCTACCTTTGATGGCTGTAATATTTTCTTACTTTGGTGAATGATTTTAGTAGAATGGTATGAGTGTTTCTTCTATATCTGAAGAGTGATGTTAGCACTATCCTTAAGGAATTCTTACTACTTGTACAAACTCACTTTAATACATCAATAAAGGTCTTTAGAAGTGATAATGGGATTGAGTTTTTCAATTCTTTCTACAAAGCTTTATTCAGTAATGCAGGGATCATTCACCAAAGCTCTTATGTTCACACACCCCCACAAAATAGGGTGGTTGAAAGAAAGCATAAACACATCCTTGAAGTAACCAGGGCACTTAGGTTTCAAGCAGGGTTGCCTTTGAGATTTTGGGGTATTTGTATTTTCAATGTTGTGTATCTCATTAATAGGATACCATCTCCAGTACTGGGAAACAAGTCACCATTTGAAATTTTCTTTGGAAGACAACCTAACTTGGCTCATTTGAGATTCATAGGCAGCTTGTGTTATGCTACTATTACTGGGGCCATTGGAGATAAGTTTGGTCCAAGAGCTGAAGCAGCAGTACATATGGGGTATTTTAGCACACAAAAGGGATACAAACTCTATAGCTTCTCACGCAAGATGTTCTTTATATGTAGAGATGTTATTTTTAAGGAGGATGTTTTTCCTTTCAAATCATCTCAAACATCAAATGCCTACATGATTCCTGCTTGTTCTGCACCTACGCCACATATGGATCCACTTTCAGAGTTACCATCTACTCAGGATGGTCTACTTACAGTGCAACCATCTTGGGTAGATGGCCCCTCTGTTGAGGAGCCCGATGTTAGCCCAGAATCATTTCCTTCTCAATCAGGTTCTCCTATCCATGGAACTCATTCTGGTATACATGATACTGATGAAGCACCCAACCCTGTGCTCTCATCACCTGAACATTTCACACAATCTAGTTATTCTGTAGCAAGCCATTCCTCACCAACTAACTCTCCTGATATTCCTTACCCACAGCCCAGGATAACTGCTAGAACTTTCAGACCTCATGGATGGTTGAATGACTTTGTGCAAGGTCCACTACCTAGTGACCATACTTCATCCTCCTGCATATACCCTATGTCTAACTACATGTGTTATACCTCACTTTCAGCCTCTTACCTTGACTCCATTTGCAGTTATTATGTCATCAATGAACTTGACTCCTTGTAaggacccggccggttgttttgagtattataacctaattttcccatttactgctcaatttatgcgtTGAAGTTGTTATTTGACTCTCCGAGGTGATTGGTTCAGGTCCGGTGGGGTTTTAGAATGAagtggaatacttagttccaaggtttaaagcttggGTTAAAATAGTGACTGaatgtcgacttatatgtaaacgaccccggaatagagttttgatgattccaatagctccgtatggtaattttggacttaggagcgtgtccgaaaaattatttggaagcccgtagctaaattaggcttgaaatagctaaaatacaaatttaagtttggaagtttgaccagggagttgactttttgatttcggtattgatttggtgtcaggcactcagcccatttctattcctccatatcgcatggcaccagctgagttaaaagaattgaaagagcaacatCAAGACCTTCTtcataaggggtttattaggcctagtgtgtcgccttgaggtgcaccagttctgtttatGAAAaggaaggatggtactatgcggatgtgtatcgattacaggcagttgaacaaagttacaagcaagaataaatatcctttttcgcatattgatgacttatttgaccaacttcagggagcgagggtattctccaaaattggtttgagatctgggtatcaccagttaagaATTCGGGATTCAAATATTCTAAAGATGgaattcaggacccgttatggtcactatgaatttctcgtgatgtcttttgggctgaacaatgccccagcaacatttatgcacttgatgaataacATATTCCAGtcgtatcttgattcatttgtcgtggtatttattgatgatatcctggtgtactcacatagccagaaagagcatgcacaacacttgggtattgtattacaaagGCTGAGAGATGAGagactttatgctaaattctctaaatatgagttctggtttagttcagtggcattcttgggacacatagtgtccagtgaaggtattaaggtggatccgaagaaaatataGGCAATTCGGAGTTGGCCtaggccatcttcagttactgagattcggagttttctcggtttGGCCGGTTatagggtttctcgtctattgcggtgtctatgactaaattgacccagaaagatgctccattcaggtggtcggatgagtgtgaagagatctttcagaagctcaagacaactttgactacagcctcagaattagtgttgcctacaggtttagggtcttatattgtgtattatgacgcatcgcgtattggtctcagtGTAGTGCTGAtgtaagacggtagggtgat
This DNA window, taken from Nicotiana tabacum cultivar K326 chromosome 15, ASM71507v2, whole genome shotgun sequence, encodes the following:
- the LOC142169851 gene encoding uncharacterized protein LOC142169851, encoding MHVWEDLWGCFDKVNRVRIFQLHREIATISQGTDSVSIYFTRLKELWAEYNAMRPSPNCGCAKSKKIVVRFLQQHLLQFLSGLNDSYDQARRQILVKTTELILNQAYAKIIESESQLTPPPGVNSIAEGNDITSLWNAKGTQQKPKRNFNLYCEHCKLKCHTKENCYQLVGYPPNYKGRKKNGATANNMTANNMTSFGRQLDQNSNMILGQHYHGGFISDSQGFATLDQGQGIMSSVVVGQSATNMNAGASPMVFTQEQYNQILKMLSKGNSTKATANAVGIVTPSLSNDRNDKWIDLHIRKVKGIGRIEEDRYHWYSKNKRPPSLVPSVFLKVHDEDELWHKRLGYVSWRILRQLSLVRSNMNNTKSSIVCPLAKNTRIPFPISNSRAAKPFDLSDVSTILKEFLLLVQTHFNTSIKVFRSDNGIEFFNSFYKALFSNAGIIHQSSYVHTPPQNRVVERKHKHILEVTRALRFQAGLPLRFWGICIFNVVYLINRIPSPVLGNKSPFEIFFGRQPNLAHLRFIGSLCYATITGAIGDKFGPRAEAAVHMGYFSTQKGYKLYSFSRKMFFICRDVIFKEDVFPFKSSQTSNAYMIPACSAPTPHMDPLSELPSTQDGLLTVQPSWVDGPSVEEPDVSPESFPSQSGSPIHGTHSGIHDTDEAPNPVLSSPEHFTQSSYSVASHSSPTNSPDIPYPQPRITARTFRPHGWLNDFVQGPLPSDHTSSSCIYPMSNYMCYTSLSASYLDSICSYYVINELDSL